A single Filimonas effusa DNA region contains:
- a CDS encoding SDR family NAD(P)-dependent oxidoreductase: MKNLLFDLTGKTALVTGGNKGIGKAMAVGLAEAGADIIVVSASVPLEGSEVEKEVTALGRQFKAYQANLSDREQLYVFIEKLLAENPLIDILVNNAGSIMRKPAAEHPDEYWDSVLALNLDTPFVLSREIGKHMIARGSGKIIFTCSLLSFQGGIQVPGYAASKGALSSLVKALANEWAEKGVNVNGIAPGYIATDVTEALRNDETRNTSILSRIPAGRWGNPQDFKGPVVFLASDAASYVHGTILTVDGGWMGR; encoded by the coding sequence ATGAAAAATCTGTTATTTGATCTCACAGGGAAGACAGCCCTGGTTACTGGTGGCAATAAAGGAATAGGAAAGGCAATGGCGGTAGGCCTTGCAGAAGCAGGCGCCGATATCATTGTTGTTTCAGCCTCCGTACCCCTTGAAGGCAGTGAAGTAGAAAAGGAAGTCACTGCATTGGGCAGGCAGTTCAAAGCCTACCAGGCCAATCTCTCCGATAGAGAGCAGCTGTATGTTTTTATAGAAAAACTGCTGGCAGAAAATCCTTTAATTGACATTCTGGTGAACAATGCAGGCTCCATTATGCGTAAGCCGGCAGCAGAGCACCCCGATGAATACTGGGATAGCGTGTTAGCCTTGAACCTCGATACGCCGTTTGTGTTGTCGAGGGAAATTGGAAAACACATGATCGCCCGTGGCAGCGGCAAGATCATTTTTACCTGTTCGCTGCTGAGCTTTCAGGGAGGTATCCAGGTGCCGGGATATGCGGCCAGCAAAGGGGCTTTAAGCAGCCTCGTAAAAGCGCTGGCTAATGAATGGGCCGAAAAAGGTGTTAATGTCAACGGCATTGCCCCGGGTTATATTGCAACAGATGTAACGGAAGCATTGCGGAACGATGAAACACGTAATACTTCCATTCTAAGCAGGATACCGGCAGGGCGATGGGGTAATCCACAGGACTTTAAAGGACCCGTGGTGTTCCTTGCTTCAGATGCCGCCAGTTATGTTCACGGAACCATCCTCACCGTCGACGGCGGATGGATGGGCAGGTAA
- a CDS encoding NADP-dependent glyceraldehyde-3-phosphate dehydrogenase — protein sequence MSENSLAFEKQLLEKFVAADAIPEAYALPGEINQREYLSNGEMKQWDGKAHPVYSPVCVQTANGLERKLIGTYPICTEKEAMESLDAAVAAYNNGRGEWPTMSVADRIACVEQFTRKMLEQKDIVVKLIMWEIGKSHADSVKEFDRTVEYIYATIDALKDVDRVSSRFEMEQGIVAQVRRSPLGVVLCMGPFNYPLNETFTTLIPAIIMGNTLLFKPPKHGTLLHYPLLKAFQECFPKGVVNTIYGRGNSIVPGLMASGKINVLTLIGSSKVANELKKLHPKVNRLRAILGLDAKNAAIVTPHADLKLTVQETVLGALSFNGQRCTALKIVFVHRSIAGQFIQLLNEAVSQLKFGMPWEAGVSLTPLPEPGKPAYLKECIDDAIANGAQVTNENGGATVESLVFPAVVYPVNEKMKLYREEQFGPVIPVVPFDDLETPIQYLIDSTHGQQVSVFSNNKEEVALLIDPLINQVSRVNINCQCQRGPDVFPFTGRKDSAEGTLSVVDALRSFSIRSLVATKLNDANKKLLNDIVSEQSSNFLSTRYIF from the coding sequence ATGTCAGAAAACAGTTTGGCTTTTGAAAAGCAGCTTCTGGAAAAGTTTGTGGCAGCGGATGCCATCCCCGAAGCCTATGCGTTGCCCGGCGAAATTAACCAGCGCGAATATCTTAGTAACGGAGAAATGAAACAATGGGATGGCAAGGCTCATCCCGTTTATTCCCCCGTATGTGTACAAACAGCCAATGGGCTGGAGCGGAAGTTAATAGGAACCTATCCTATTTGTACCGAGAAAGAAGCGATGGAGTCGCTCGATGCAGCCGTAGCGGCCTATAACAATGGCCGTGGGGAATGGCCCACCATGAGCGTTGCAGACCGTATCGCCTGTGTTGAACAGTTTACGCGGAAGATGCTGGAGCAAAAAGATATCGTAGTCAAACTGATCATGTGGGAAATAGGTAAATCGCATGCCGATTCTGTGAAGGAATTCGACAGAACGGTAGAGTATATCTATGCCACAATAGACGCCCTGAAAGATGTTGACAGGGTTTCCTCCAGGTTTGAAATGGAACAGGGCATCGTTGCCCAGGTAAGACGTTCGCCGTTAGGTGTGGTATTATGTATGGGACCGTTCAACTACCCGTTAAATGAAACCTTTACTACGCTCATACCCGCCATTATCATGGGTAATACCTTACTGTTCAAACCTCCGAAACACGGTACTTTATTACACTATCCCCTGTTGAAAGCATTCCAGGAATGTTTCCCTAAAGGGGTGGTAAATACCATTTATGGCCGCGGCAACAGTATTGTTCCCGGTTTGATGGCATCCGGCAAGATCAATGTATTAACGCTCATTGGCTCCAGTAAGGTGGCCAATGAGCTTAAAAAGCTTCATCCTAAAGTGAACCGTCTCAGGGCTATCCTGGGACTTGATGCGAAGAATGCAGCCATTGTTACGCCTCATGCCGATCTTAAGCTTACAGTGCAGGAAACTGTATTGGGGGCCTTGTCCTTTAACGGGCAAAGGTGTACAGCACTTAAGATCGTTTTTGTGCATCGCTCTATTGCCGGTCAGTTTATTCAACTGCTGAATGAAGCTGTAAGCCAGCTCAAATTTGGCATGCCATGGGAAGCGGGTGTCAGCTTAACGCCGTTACCCGAACCTGGTAAACCAGCCTATCTCAAAGAATGTATCGACGACGCTATTGCCAATGGCGCGCAGGTAACGAATGAGAATGGCGGCGCCACAGTTGAATCACTCGTGTTCCCGGCGGTGGTGTACCCCGTTAATGAAAAAATGAAACTGTATCGCGAAGAACAGTTTGGTCCCGTAATACCGGTAGTGCCTTTCGATGATCTGGAAACGCCTATCCAATACCTCATCGATTCAACACACGGTCAGCAGGTAAGTGTATTCAGCAATAACAAGGAAGAAGTTGCTTTACTCATCGATCCGCTGATCAACCAGGTAAGCCGGGTGAATATCAACTGTCAGTGCCAGCGCGGTCCTGACGTATTTCCGTTTACGGGCAGAAAAGACAGTGCAGAAGGTACTTTGTCGGTAGTAGATGCGCTGCGTTCTTTTTCTATCCGTTCACTGGTAGCCACCAAACTGAACGATGCCAATAAGAAATTGCTGAACGATATCGTAAGTGAACAGAGCAGCAATTTCCTGAGCACGCGATATATATTTTAA
- the kduI gene encoding 5-dehydro-4-deoxy-D-glucuronate isomerase, which produces MEVRFQQSPKETSQMNTQELRENFLMEHLMEEGKLNLVYSHYDRVIIGGAKPLQQPLKLETDPELRADYFLERREIGIINVGGAGKVVADGVTYDLNKLDCVYLGKGTKDVTLASVHANEPAVFYLLSSPAHQTYPNTKYTKEQAMPTNTGSHVTANNRTIYKYIHAEGIQSAQLVMGLTILEEGSVWNTMPSHTHTRRMEAYFYFDVKEDQRVFHFMGQPTETRHLLVANHQAIVSPPWSIHSGCGTAAYGFIWGMAGENYTYTDMDPAPLSEMR; this is translated from the coding sequence ATGGAAGTAAGATTTCAGCAAAGTCCGAAAGAAACCAGTCAGATGAACACGCAGGAACTGCGTGAAAACTTCTTAATGGAGCATCTGATGGAAGAGGGTAAATTGAACCTCGTGTACTCTCATTATGATCGCGTGATAATTGGCGGCGCCAAGCCGCTGCAACAGCCCCTTAAGCTGGAAACAGATCCTGAACTGCGTGCCGATTATTTCCTGGAAAGAAGGGAAATTGGAATCATCAATGTTGGTGGCGCCGGTAAAGTAGTGGCGGATGGTGTTACTTACGACCTGAATAAACTCGATTGCGTTTACCTGGGTAAAGGAACCAAAGATGTTACCCTGGCCAGCGTACACGCCAATGAACCTGCAGTTTTTTACCTGTTGTCATCTCCGGCTCACCAGACTTACCCCAATACAAAATATACCAAAGAGCAGGCTATGCCTACCAATACCGGTAGCCATGTTACTGCCAACAACCGTACTATCTACAAATACATTCACGCCGAAGGTATTCAAAGCGCCCAACTGGTAATGGGATTAACCATCCTCGAAGAAGGCAGCGTTTGGAATACCATGCCTTCACATACACATACCCGTCGTATGGAAGCATATTTCTATTTCGACGTTAAGGAGGATCAGCGTGTTTTCCATTTCATGGGACAGCCTACAGAAACGCGTCACCTGCTGGTAGCAAACCACCAGGCAATCGTTTCCCCGCCATGGTCTATCCACTCAGGTTGCGGTACCGCGGCTTATGGCTTTATCTGGGGAATGGCAGGTGAAAACTATACTTATACCGATATGGATCCGGCTCCGTTATCAGAGATGCGTTAA
- a CDS encoding UxaA family hydrolase: MKQIVLKVHPSDNVIVALTDLHKGQQVELDGEKYLLLDDVNAKHKFFTNDMNTGDEVIMYGVLVGKTQHAIQRGMLMTTDNVKHASDPFTYRPFHYEWKAPDVSKFKDRTFNGYHRADGSVGTANYWLFIPTVFCENRNLDVIREALHNELGYAVTQKYKSYAHELVEAYKKGEDIHNLSLAPATAAETRKKRVFENVDGIKFLNHQGGCGGIRQDAAVLSKLLAAYADHPNVAGVTVMSLGCQNLQVADFQRDLKERNPNFSKPLYIYEQQQSQSEEQLIAEAIRKTFEGLIEINKIERKPAPLSKMTVGVKCGGSDGFSGISANPAVGYTSDLLVALGAKVLLAEFPELCGAEQQLIDRTRDEAAARKFIHLMTAYNDAAHKVGSGFHMNPSPGNIKDGLITDAIKSTGAARKGGTSPVEDVLDYTEPATKPGLNLVCTPGNDVEATTGKAASGATLILFTTGLGTPTGNPVCPTIKVATNTKLAQKMDDIIDINTGPVIDGEKTIEQMGEEILEYCIKAASGEVIPKAVLLNQDDFIPWKRGVSL; the protein is encoded by the coding sequence ATGAAACAGATAGTTCTAAAAGTTCACCCTTCAGACAATGTCATAGTGGCATTGACTGATTTGCACAAAGGACAGCAGGTAGAGCTGGATGGAGAGAAATATCTTCTGCTGGACGATGTTAACGCCAAACATAAATTCTTCACCAACGACATGAATACCGGCGATGAAGTGATCATGTACGGCGTTTTGGTGGGGAAAACACAGCATGCCATACAGCGTGGTATGCTCATGACAACAGATAATGTGAAGCATGCTTCGGATCCTTTTACCTACAGGCCGTTCCATTACGAATGGAAAGCGCCTGATGTATCAAAGTTCAAAGACCGCACCTTCAATGGCTATCACAGGGCCGACGGCAGCGTAGGTACAGCCAACTACTGGTTGTTCATTCCTACGGTGTTTTGCGAAAACAGGAACCTGGATGTTATCAGGGAAGCATTGCATAATGAGCTGGGATATGCGGTTACGCAGAAATACAAGAGTTATGCGCATGAGCTGGTAGAAGCTTATAAAAAAGGAGAGGACATTCACAATCTTTCCCTGGCGCCGGCAACGGCAGCGGAGACCCGTAAGAAAAGAGTGTTTGAAAATGTAGATGGTATTAAATTCCTCAACCACCAGGGTGGCTGTGGCGGTATCAGGCAGGATGCTGCAGTATTAAGCAAGCTGCTGGCTGCTTATGCCGATCATCCCAATGTGGCTGGTGTAACAGTGATGAGCCTGGGTTGCCAGAACCTGCAGGTGGCCGATTTTCAGCGCGACCTGAAGGAACGTAATCCCAATTTCAGTAAGCCGCTGTATATCTACGAGCAGCAACAGTCGCAAAGTGAAGAGCAATTGATCGCAGAAGCCATCCGCAAGACTTTTGAGGGGTTAATTGAGATCAACAAAATAGAACGTAAGCCCGCGCCGCTGAGCAAAATGACTGTGGGCGTTAAGTGTGGGGGTAGTGATGGATTCAGCGGTATTTCGGCCAACCCTGCAGTTGGATATACATCGGACCTGCTGGTAGCATTGGGCGCCAAGGTGCTGCTTGCCGAATTCCCCGAATTATGCGGCGCAGAACAGCAACTGATCGATCGTACCCGCGATGAAGCTGCTGCACGTAAGTTCATTCATCTCATGACCGCATACAACGATGCGGCGCATAAAGTGGGCTCCGGTTTTCATATGAACCCATCGCCCGGGAACATCAAGGATGGGCTTATCACCGATGCCATCAAAAGCACCGGCGCAGCGCGTAAAGGCGGAACTTCACCTGTAGAAGATGTGCTCGATTATACCGAGCCTGCTACCAAACCCGGCCTCAACCTGGTTTGCACACCAGGTAATGATGTGGAAGCTACTACAGGCAAAGCTGCCTCCGGCGCAACACTTATTCTCTTTACCACAGGATTGGGAACACCTACAGGCAACCCTGTGTGTCCTACCATTAAAGTAGCTACCAATACCAAGCTGGCGCAGAAAATGGATGATATCATCGATATCAATACAGGTCCTGTGATAGATGGAGAGAAAACTATTGAACAAATGGGAGAAGAAATTCTCGAATATTGCATCAAAGCCGCCAGTGGCGAGGTGATCCCTAAAGCAGTATTGCTGAACCAGGATGACTTTATTCCATGGAAAAGAGGCGTTTCGTTATAG
- a CDS encoding sugar kinase has product MKKKVFCFGELLLRFSPTLQQEWIKQSAMPVHIGGAELNVAQALVNWQVPVQYCTALPANYLSDEVAAFISEKKIDTSTIHYSGERIGTYYLPQGADLKHAGVIYDRAYSSFGSLKPGMINWDEVLKDAEWFHFTAISPALNENVVAVCKEGLLAAERLGLTISVDLNFRAKLWKYGKTPPEVMPGLVQHCHVVMGNIWAAEDLLGIPVDVPMITPRVKDSMLKHAVLTSETIISQYKNCHTVANTFRFDKEGGGINYYAALHTNGTQYVSPVFSTGHIVDKVGSGDCFMGGLIYSLYNGHQPQDVINYAAAAAFGKLQEVGDATRQDIAAVQSIIKRYE; this is encoded by the coding sequence ATGAAGAAAAAAGTTTTTTGTTTCGGGGAGTTACTTTTACGTTTCTCTCCCACACTACAACAGGAATGGATCAAGCAGTCTGCAATGCCGGTGCATATCGGCGGAGCAGAGCTGAACGTAGCGCAGGCATTGGTGAACTGGCAGGTGCCCGTTCAATATTGCACAGCGCTACCTGCCAATTACCTGTCCGATGAAGTGGCAGCATTTATCAGTGAAAAGAAAATAGATACCAGCACCATTCACTATTCCGGTGAACGTATTGGTACATACTACCTGCCGCAGGGCGCCGATCTGAAACATGCCGGCGTTATCTACGACAGGGCATATTCCTCTTTCGGTTCCCTGAAGCCCGGTATGATCAACTGGGACGAAGTATTGAAAGACGCAGAATGGTTCCATTTTACAGCTATCAGTCCCGCGCTTAACGAGAATGTGGTTGCGGTATGTAAAGAAGGCCTGCTGGCTGCAGAACGCCTGGGACTCACCATTTCCGTGGATCTGAACTTCCGCGCCAAACTCTGGAAATATGGCAAAACGCCACCCGAAGTGATGCCCGGCCTTGTTCAGCATTGCCACGTGGTAATGGGTAATATATGGGCTGCCGAAGATCTGCTCGGTATTCCGGTTGATGTACCAATGATCACACCGCGTGTAAAAGATTCGATGCTGAAACACGCCGTGCTTACATCTGAAACCATTATCAGTCAATATAAAAATTGCCATACAGTAGCCAATACCTTCCGCTTCGATAAAGAAGGCGGTGGTATCAATTACTATGCGGCGTTGCATACAAACGGAACACAGTATGTATCACCGGTATTCTCTACCGGTCATATTGTTGACAAAGTAGGCAGTGGCGACTGCTTTATGGGAGGCCTCATCTATAGCCTCTACAATGGTCATCAGCCACAGGATGTTATTAACTATGCAGCGGCTGCCGCATTCGGTAAACTGCAGGAAGTGGGTGATGCAACCCGCCAGGATATTGCCGCTGTTCAATCTATTATCAAACGTTATGAGTAA
- a CDS encoding MFS transporter: MKESKIGKYRWVIATLLLFSTTINYMDRQVISYLKEFFSTPIEQGGFGWTNTDFSLVTSFFTAFYAGVTILAGYVIDKIGTKIGLALSLIIWSVFGILNAFVGGTVIAHTFVRSLFGIGEAGNFPASIKTVAEWFPKRERALATGLFNSGSNIGAMIASLFVPWCLIFFGPQLGWKMAFILTGAIGFVWLIFWFSIYEVPSKHKKLTKEELDYINSDDIAVHVAPSEDVAVNETKISWGKLFSYRQTWAFFVGKFMTDGIWWFLLFWLPDYLKKQFGMTTSEVMLPTFIVYGIAIFGSIFGGRVPMFFMNKGWEAYKARMTAMLIIALFPIVLLLTQYFGDKEVFGSYASFLAVAVICIGAAAHQAWSANLFTTVSDLFPKKAVGSITGIGGLAGGVGGVVVQILAGRLTDFYIDTPQIAYMIMFCVCALSYVIAWVIMKALVPQFKPVNI, from the coding sequence ATGAAAGAAAGTAAAATAGGGAAGTACAGGTGGGTGATTGCTACTTTGCTTCTGTTTTCAACCACCATCAACTACATGGACCGTCAGGTGATCAGTTACCTGAAAGAGTTTTTCTCTACGCCCATAGAACAAGGTGGTTTTGGCTGGACTAACACCGATTTCTCATTGGTTACTTCATTCTTTACTGCATTCTATGCAGGTGTAACCATCCTCGCAGGCTACGTCATCGATAAAATAGGAACCAAAATTGGCTTGGCCCTTTCTTTAATCATATGGTCTGTATTTGGTATCCTTAACGCCTTTGTAGGAGGTACTGTTATTGCCCATACATTTGTAAGAAGCTTATTTGGTATTGGCGAAGCGGGTAACTTTCCTGCCTCTATTAAAACAGTAGCTGAATGGTTCCCCAAAAGAGAAAGAGCCCTTGCTACCGGCCTCTTTAATAGTGGATCTAACATAGGGGCTATGATCGCTTCGCTGTTTGTTCCCTGGTGTCTGATCTTTTTCGGTCCGCAGTTGGGCTGGAAAATGGCATTCATCCTTACAGGTGCTATAGGTTTTGTGTGGCTGATCTTCTGGTTCTCTATTTATGAAGTGCCGTCTAAACACAAGAAATTAACGAAAGAAGAGTTAGACTACATCAATAGCGATGATATTGCGGTACACGTTGCTCCTTCTGAGGATGTTGCGGTTAATGAAACCAAGATCTCCTGGGGCAAACTGTTCAGCTATCGTCAAACATGGGCTTTCTTCGTTGGTAAGTTTATGACCGACGGTATCTGGTGGTTCCTGCTGTTCTGGTTACCCGACTACCTGAAAAAGCAATTTGGTATGACAACCAGCGAGGTGATGCTGCCTACCTTCATCGTTTATGGTATTGCCATCTTCGGTAGTATTTTCGGTGGCCGTGTTCCTATGTTCTTTATGAACAAAGGATGGGAAGCATACAAAGCCCGTATGACCGCGATGCTCATCATTGCCCTGTTCCCTATCGTGCTGCTTTTAACACAGTACTTTGGTGATAAGGAAGTATTTGGTAGCTATGCATCTTTCCTTGCTGTTGCCGTTATCTGTATTGGTGCAGCTGCGCACCAGGCATGGTCTGCCAACCTGTTCACTACAGTATCCGATCTGTTCCCCAAAAAGGCAGTAGGCTCTATCACAGGCATCGGCGGTCTTGCCGGTGGTGTTGGTGGCGTTGTTGTTCAGATCCTGGCTGGCCGGTTAACCGACTTTTATATCGATACGCCGCAAATAGCATATATGATCATGTTCTGTGTATGTGCATTATCATATGTTATAGCCTGGGTTATCATGAAAGCATTGGTGCCTCAGTTTAAACCTGTAAACATTTAA
- a CDS encoding bifunctional 4-hydroxy-2-oxoglutarate aldolase/2-dehydro-3-deoxy-phosphogluconate aldolase, with the protein MSKKDSSLKAVLDQRILPLYFEADQTTSLEILKALYNAGVRAVEYTNRGAAALENFKAMKKLRDAELPGLEIGIGTIKNATDARAFAEAGVDYLISPGLVPEVAEVAKEYELLYVPGCMTPTEVIQAENMGIRFVKLFPGNILGPGFVDAIKSLFPSMFFMPTGGVELEEANLQAWFKSGVSAVGMGSKLVTKDIIKNKKYDELATLTKQVIQTVQSFKP; encoded by the coding sequence ATGAGTAAAAAAGATAGTTCACTGAAAGCGGTGTTGGATCAAAGGATCCTGCCCCTGTATTTTGAAGCGGATCAAACCACTTCACTGGAAATCCTGAAAGCCTTATACAATGCGGGCGTTAGAGCGGTAGAATATACCAACCGCGGCGCTGCTGCACTGGAAAATTTCAAGGCGATGAAGAAGCTGAGAGATGCAGAATTACCAGGACTGGAAATAGGTATTGGTACCATTAAAAATGCAACCGATGCCCGGGCCTTCGCCGAAGCAGGTGTCGACTACCTCATCAGCCCGGGATTGGTGCCTGAAGTTGCTGAAGTGGCAAAAGAATATGAATTGTTGTATGTTCCTGGCTGTATGACGCCAACTGAGGTGATCCAGGCAGAAAACATGGGTATCCGCTTCGTAAAACTGTTCCCTGGTAATATCCTCGGACCTGGTTTTGTAGATGCTATCAAATCTTTGTTCCCTTCTATGTTCTTTATGCCTACCGGTGGTGTTGAATTGGAAGAAGCCAATTTACAGGCCTGGTTTAAATCGGGTGTAAGTGCGGTGGGTATGGGTAGCAAACTCGTGACCAAAGACATCATCAAAAATAAAAAGTATGATGAACTGGCAACCCTTACCAAACAGGTAATTCAAACCGTTCAGTCCTTTAAGCCTTAA
- the uxaC gene encoding glucuronate isomerase — MKQFLDENFLLQNKTAEKLYHDFAKHMPIIDYHCHLPQSQILADTQFQNLTQVWLYGDHYKWRAMRTNGIDEAYCTGDKPDFEKFEQWAKTVPYTLRNPLYHWTHLELQRYFGVTDILNADSARDIYEKCSAQLRTPDFSVRNLLRKMNVATVCTTDDPADDLKDHQALKAEGFEIPVLPAFRPDAAMNVDNAANFKKYVARIEKAANANITNLDSYLAALQSRHDFFAANGCSVSDHGLEEIYAEDYTDAEVSQLFDKVIGGTELTLEERRKFKSAMLVHFAEWDWKKGWVQQYHLGALRNNNLRRMRELGPDTGWDSIGDFSQGRALAKFLGKLDDENKLAKTIIYNLNPADNELMATMIGNFNDGSVAGKVQFGSGWWFLDQKDGMTKQMNALSNMGLLSKFVGMLTDSRSFLSYPRHEYFRRILCNLFGTEIEAGELPNDIAWTGQVVQDICYNNARQYFGWQHLKSGN, encoded by the coding sequence ATGAAGCAGTTTTTGGATGAAAATTTCTTGTTACAGAATAAGACAGCGGAGAAGTTATATCACGACTTTGCAAAGCACATGCCTATAATCGACTACCACTGCCATTTGCCGCAGTCGCAGATCCTGGCAGACACGCAGTTCCAGAATCTTACCCAGGTTTGGCTGTACGGTGATCACTACAAATGGCGCGCAATGCGTACCAATGGTATCGACGAAGCCTATTGTACCGGTGATAAACCCGACTTCGAAAAATTCGAACAATGGGCTAAAACCGTTCCTTATACCCTGAGGAATCCACTGTACCACTGGACACACCTGGAATTACAACGTTATTTCGGTGTTACCGATATCCTGAATGCCGATTCTGCACGTGATATCTATGAAAAATGTTCTGCACAGTTGCGTACGCCTGATTTCAGCGTTCGTAACCTGCTGCGTAAAATGAATGTGGCTACCGTTTGTACTACCGATGATCCTGCCGATGATCTGAAAGATCACCAGGCATTGAAAGCAGAAGGCTTTGAAATCCCCGTATTACCGGCTTTCAGACCCGATGCTGCCATGAACGTAGACAACGCCGCAAACTTCAAAAAATATGTTGCCCGCATCGAAAAAGCGGCCAATGCCAATATCACCAATCTCGACAGCTACCTTGCCGCACTGCAAAGCCGTCACGACTTCTTTGCTGCCAATGGTTGTAGCGTATCGGACCATGGACTGGAAGAAATCTATGCTGAAGATTACACCGATGCAGAAGTAAGCCAGCTCTTCGATAAAGTGATCGGCGGTACCGAGTTAACACTCGAAGAGCGCCGCAAGTTCAAATCTGCAATGCTGGTGCATTTCGCTGAATGGGACTGGAAAAAAGGCTGGGTACAACAATACCACCTCGGTGCTTTACGTAACAACAACCTGCGCAGAATGCGTGAATTAGGACCTGATACAGGATGGGATTCTATCGGCGACTTCTCTCAGGGACGTGCATTAGCCAAATTCCTGGGTAAACTCGACGACGAAAACAAACTGGCTAAAACCATCATCTACAACCTCAACCCCGCCGATAACGAACTCATGGCTACCATGATCGGTAACTTCAACGATGGTTCTGTTGCCGGTAAAGTACAGTTTGGCTCAGGCTGGTGGTTCCTTGATCAGAAAGACGGTATGACCAAACAAATGAATGCTTTATCCAACATGGGATTACTGAGCAAATTTGTAGGTATGCTTACCGATTCCCGCAGTTTCCTTTCTTACCCCCGCCATGAATATTTCCGTCGTATATTGTGCAACTTATTCGGTACCGAAATAGAGGCCGGAGAGCTGCCTAACGATATTGCATGGACAGGACAGGTGGTACAGGATATTTGCTATAACAATGCAAGGCAATATTTTGGCTGGCAGCATTTGAAGAGTGGTAATTAA